A single region of the Oleispira antarctica RB-8 genome encodes:
- a CDS encoding Transposase, mutator type, with product MNDNNISQLHKPEPTDLLQQVLKQGAQQLLAQAIETEVQQLLADHKGLLTEDGKTGLVRNGYLPERTIQTGLGDIDIKVPKVRDRTDNGIKFNSSLVPPYLKRSQSIEEFLPWLYLRGISTGDFSESLKHLLGEEAKGLSAATISRLKTSWEADFTQWQKRDLSKKRYVYVWADGVYCNVRMDDKVCLLVIIGSDELGNKELIAVSDGYRESEASWSEVLLGLKQRGLSIEPKVAVGDGALGFWKALSKCWPTTQGQRCWVHKTANVLAKFPKAMQPKVKSALHEIWQSETKEEANKSMTNCVKLFEAKYPKAMRCLEKDREALLVFYDFPAEHWGHLRTSNPIESVFATVRLRTTKSKNCGSRVTTLAMVLKLMETAQKRWHRLRGYNLLADVITGVKFRDGIKQEQQDQDAA from the coding sequence ATGAATGATAATAATATTTCTCAGCTACATAAACCAGAGCCAACTGACTTATTACAACAAGTTTTAAAGCAAGGCGCGCAGCAGTTGTTAGCCCAAGCGATTGAAACCGAAGTTCAACAGCTTTTAGCCGATCATAAAGGGTTATTAACAGAAGATGGAAAGACTGGCCTGGTGCGCAATGGCTACCTTCCTGAGCGAACTATACAAACAGGCTTAGGAGATATTGATATCAAAGTTCCTAAGGTGCGTGACCGTACTGATAATGGCATAAAATTCAACAGCTCACTTGTACCGCCTTATCTAAAACGCAGCCAAAGTATTGAAGAGTTTTTACCGTGGCTTTATTTGCGCGGCATTTCAACGGGTGATTTTAGTGAGTCGCTAAAGCACCTATTGGGAGAGGAAGCGAAAGGCCTTTCGGCTGCTACAATCAGCCGGTTGAAAACAAGCTGGGAGGCTGATTTCACCCAGTGGCAGAAAAGAGATCTAAGTAAAAAGCGTTATGTTTATGTTTGGGCTGACGGCGTTTATTGCAATGTAAGAATGGATGATAAAGTCTGCTTGCTGGTGATCATTGGCTCGGACGAGCTGGGAAATAAAGAGCTCATCGCCGTGAGTGATGGCTATCGAGAGTCAGAGGCAAGCTGGTCTGAAGTATTACTCGGCCTAAAGCAAAGAGGCTTAAGCATCGAGCCTAAAGTTGCTGTCGGAGACGGGGCCTTAGGCTTTTGGAAAGCGCTTTCTAAGTGCTGGCCAACGACACAAGGGCAGCGTTGCTGGGTTCATAAGACAGCGAATGTGCTCGCTAAGTTTCCTAAAGCGATGCAACCAAAAGTAAAAAGCGCACTGCATGAAATTTGGCAATCTGAAACAAAAGAAGAAGCCAATAAAAGCATGACAAATTGCGTTAAATTATTTGAAGCTAAGTACCCGAAAGCGATGAGGTGTCTTGAAAAAGATCGAGAAGCCTTGTTGGTATTTTATGATTTTCCTGCTGAGCATTGGGGCCATTTACGTACATCTAATCCGATAGAATCTGTTTTTGCGACGGTGCGGTTAAGAACAACAAAAAGTAAAAATTGTGGCAGTCGAGTAACGACGTTAGCGATGGTATTGAAGTTAATGGAAACGGCTCAGAAACGGTGGCACAGATTACGAGGTTATAATTTATTAGCGGATGTGATTACGGGTGTGAAATTTCGTGATGGCATCAAACAAGAACAACAGGATCAGGATGCTGCTTGA
- a CDS encoding RNA-directed DNA polymerase, giving the protein MSFEKYFLTESLKERFRDRILKSRAAGTDGTSPKQFEDSLDSEIELIQRKITNMSYRFSRFNEKLILKNKFSPPRAVYIPTVRDRLVLSAVNSYLSEVFQEDLKPYQLTVKANVAEIINTIKDGQFDAFIKLDVKNFFPSLDHEILLKKLQARVEDKTAFSVLKKVLNRSECGIAQGLSISSLLAAIYLNEVDKSFKHRNSFKYFRFVDDILILCKHSDVTAIHSEIQQKTNDLKLVLHSTKVPGKSEHGCLGKNTLEYLGFSFLGDQISVRESSVEKLRKRIRQVFTDTYKNPNNLSKDINSKLCHTLNLKITGCLYNNKPYGWLFFFQDINDLTLLNHLDWYVKKCFDDFDIDYDPNKTKSFVKTYFAMKSLKPHKLDADSYVPSFDSNSTEKLTLADVLGDLPSTKTKKTNITEYYDIKELEVLM; this is encoded by the coding sequence GTGTCATTCGAGAAATACTTTTTAACCGAATCACTTAAAGAGCGGTTCCGCGATAGAATACTAAAGAGCCGCGCAGCCGGCACTGACGGCACTTCACCTAAGCAATTCGAAGATTCTTTAGACAGTGAAATAGAGCTAATTCAACGAAAAATCACCAACATGAGTTATCGTTTTTCACGCTTTAATGAAAAGCTCATTCTAAAAAACAAGTTTTCTCCTCCTAGAGCCGTTTACATACCCACCGTTCGAGACCGTTTAGTATTAAGTGCGGTAAACAGCTACCTCAGCGAGGTATTTCAAGAAGACTTAAAGCCTTATCAGCTCACGGTAAAAGCCAATGTGGCTGAGATTATTAATACGATTAAAGACGGACAGTTTGATGCGTTTATCAAGCTGGATGTGAAAAACTTTTTTCCCAGTTTAGATCATGAGATATTACTGAAAAAGCTTCAAGCACGTGTGGAAGATAAAACAGCGTTTTCAGTACTCAAAAAAGTGTTAAACCGCTCCGAATGTGGCATAGCTCAAGGATTATCGATATCCAGCCTACTAGCAGCGATTTACCTTAACGAAGTTGATAAGAGCTTCAAACACCGTAACAGCTTTAAGTACTTTCGATTTGTCGATGATATTTTAATTCTGTGTAAACACTCTGACGTTACTGCTATTCACTCAGAAATTCAGCAGAAAACTAATGACTTAAAATTGGTTTTGCATTCAACTAAAGTCCCTGGCAAATCCGAACATGGTTGTTTAGGCAAAAATACTTTGGAATACTTAGGCTTTAGCTTTTTGGGTGACCAAATTAGCGTTAGAGAAAGCAGTGTTGAAAAGCTGCGCAAACGTATCCGCCAAGTTTTTACTGATACTTATAAAAACCCAAATAATCTTAGCAAAGACATAAACAGTAAGCTTTGCCATACATTAAACTTAAAAATTACCGGCTGCTTATATAACAACAAGCCCTATGGCTGGTTATTCTTCTTTCAGGATATTAACGACCTTACCCTGCTAAACCATTTAGACTGGTATGTGAAAAAATGCTTTGATGACTTTGACATAGACTACGACCCCAATAAAACAAAGTCGTTTGTGAAAACCTACTTCGCAATGAAAAGCCTGAAACCACATAAACTTGATGCAGACAGTTACGTCCCAAGTTTTGATAGTAATTCAACTGAAAAATTAACCCTTGCTGATGTTTTAGGTGATCTACCATCTACTAAAACTAAAAAGACCAATATTACAGAATATTACGACATAAAAGAGCTAGAAGTATTAATGTAA
- a CDS encoding Transposase, IS66 family, which yields MDENTRLKEENQSLKNRVAWFENQMFGQKSEKRIVENPLQGNLLGVPVITEPEKPAIKKVAEYERGKAKKNRPDDCTTDTGLRFSDEVPVEVINITPPELIGSDADQYKIIDIKITRKLAKLPASYVVLEYHLPVIKKIDSGDVRTTRMPDQVLDSSIADVSLLVGLLIDKFLYHNPLHRQHQKLTHAGITVARSSLTNWVKRSIELLRPIVQAMLNHVLKSKVLAMDETPIKAGRKHQGKMKQAYFWPVYGEDHEVVFTFSESRGQQHIIDTLNHKFSGTLVTDGYAAYARYAEKTDGIIHAQCWVHSRRYLVNAEESSPQEVAVVLEIIGQLYQFEKRIVETKLSGDKKRQYRLENSKPLVDEVFSWLDEQCQRHDLTPKHPLTKAINYLQARETELRVFLADPDVPMDTNHLEREIRPIPLGKKNWMFCWTELGAEHVGLIQSLISTCKLHDINPHTYLTDVLQRVSCHPASKVEELTPRVWKEKFADEPMRSVIYKTVNDVVE from the coding sequence GTGGATGAAAATACTCGATTAAAAGAAGAAAATCAGTCTCTTAAAAATCGTGTGGCGTGGTTTGAAAATCAAATGTTTGGGCAGAAATCTGAGAAGCGCATAGTTGAAAATCCTCTCCAGGGTAATCTTCTCGGCGTTCCTGTTATCACTGAGCCTGAAAAACCTGCCATAAAAAAAGTGGCGGAATATGAACGGGGTAAAGCCAAGAAGAATCGTCCTGATGATTGCACTACCGATACGGGTTTGCGTTTCAGTGACGAAGTCCCTGTCGAAGTAATTAACATTACCCCGCCCGAGCTGATCGGTTCTGACGCAGATCAATATAAAATAATCGATATTAAAATCACACGTAAACTGGCTAAGTTACCTGCCAGCTATGTCGTGCTTGAATATCATCTGCCTGTGATTAAAAAAATTGACAGTGGTGATGTTCGTACCACCCGCATGCCGGATCAGGTTCTGGATAGCAGCATAGCGGACGTGAGTTTACTGGTCGGTTTACTTATTGATAAATTTTTATATCATAATCCACTGCATCGTCAGCATCAAAAACTCACCCATGCCGGCATCACTGTAGCCCGCTCCAGTCTGACCAATTGGGTTAAACGCAGCATTGAGTTATTGCGCCCCATCGTGCAAGCCATGTTGAATCACGTTTTAAAAAGTAAAGTATTGGCCATGGATGAAACGCCCATTAAAGCGGGTAGAAAACACCAAGGGAAAATGAAACAGGCTTACTTTTGGCCCGTTTATGGTGAAGATCATGAGGTGGTATTTACCTTTAGTGAAAGCCGAGGTCAGCAGCATATTATTGATACGCTCAACCATAAATTCAGCGGCACGTTAGTGACTGACGGCTACGCCGCCTATGCCCGTTACGCTGAAAAAACCGACGGTATTATTCACGCGCAATGCTGGGTGCACAGTCGCCGTTATTTGGTAAATGCAGAAGAAAGTAGTCCGCAGGAAGTAGCGGTCGTACTCGAAATAATCGGCCAACTGTATCAGTTTGAAAAACGCATAGTCGAAACAAAATTAAGCGGAGATAAAAAGCGTCAGTATCGTTTAGAAAATAGTAAACCATTAGTAGACGAGGTATTTTCTTGGCTAGATGAACAATGCCAACGCCATGATTTAACCCCCAAACACCCATTAACCAAAGCCATTAATTATCTACAAGCACGAGAAACGGAACTGCGTGTTTTCTTAGCGGATCCAGACGTGCCGATGGACACCAATCACTTGGAAAGAGAAATTCGGCCCATCCCTTTAGGAAAGAAAAATTGGATGTTTTGTTGGACCGAATTGGGTGCCGAGCATGTTGGCCTAATTCAAAGTTTAATCAGCACCTGTAAATTACATGATATCAATCCACACACGTATTTAACCGATGTACTGCAACGTGTGAGCTGTCATCCTGCCAGTAAAGTTGAAGAGTTGACACCGAGAGTTTGGAAAGAGAAATTTGCAGATGAACCAATGCGATCAGTGATTTATAAAACGGTCAATGACGTGGTGGAATGA
- a CDS encoding transposase, IS66 Orf2 like, whose amino-acid sequence MFLPEPNVQIWLYPQPTDMRKSFNGLCTLVASKLKDSPTSGAMFVFINRRKTHIKILYFDGSGFCIWFKRLEQGQFNYDENTSNKQPLDWLQLKLLLEGIKVKEIRQYKRYKHPNKNSSWYNINHETNALHQ is encoded by the coding sequence ATGTTCTTACCTGAGCCCAATGTACAGATTTGGTTGTACCCACAACCCACCGACATGCGTAAATCTTTTAACGGCTTATGTACATTGGTGGCGTCCAAGTTAAAAGACAGCCCCACCAGTGGTGCCATGTTTGTATTTATAAATCGTCGTAAGACCCATATCAAAATATTGTATTTTGATGGTTCTGGATTTTGCATCTGGTTTAAGCGCCTTGAGCAAGGACAGTTTAATTACGACGAAAATACTTCCAACAAGCAGCCACTAGATTGGCTGCAACTCAAATTATTATTAGAGGGTATTAAGGTTAAAGAAATACGCCAATACAAGCGCTACAAACACCCCAATAAAAATTCATCATGGTATAATATTAACCATGAAACAAACGCACTCCACCAATAA
- a CDS encoding Single-strand binding family protein, with the protein MARGSINKAIVIGTLGRDPEMRYLPNGNAVCSMSLATDEGYKDKNTGQIVEKTEWHRVEAFGRLAEIICQYLKKGSKCYIEGKLRTDEYQKDGIKRYSTKIIANEMTMLDRKLVRDNNIDDFRGTTATNNPNNFKASTHSATQVATYGTGNTLINQPVKKENSFDNTFGNADDSDDIPF; encoded by the coding sequence ATGGCACGAGGCAGCATTAATAAGGCAATCGTAATTGGCACGCTAGGGCGTGACCCTGAAATGCGGTACTTACCAAACGGAAATGCAGTATGCTCAATGAGCCTAGCCACGGATGAAGGCTATAAGGATAAAAACACGGGGCAAATAGTGGAAAAAACCGAGTGGCATCGTGTAGAAGCCTTTGGCCGACTAGCGGAGATTATTTGCCAATACCTTAAAAAAGGCTCTAAGTGCTACATTGAAGGAAAATTACGCACTGATGAGTATCAAAAAGACGGTATTAAGCGCTACAGCACTAAAATCATTGCTAATGAAATGACCATGCTTGATAGGAAACTAGTCCGAGATAACAATATTGACGACTTTAGAGGTACTACTGCTACAAATAACCCTAATAACTTTAAGGCTTCAACACATAGCGCTACACAAGTAGCAACTTATGGCACCGGAAACACGCTGATAAACCAACCCGTTAAGAAAGAAAACTCTTTTGATAACACTTTTGGTAATGCTGATGACTCTGATGACATTCCTTTCTAA
- a CDS encoding Aldolase, giving the protein MTQLDTWLANTKPLIPVIVIDDLVHAIPMAKALVAGGVHLLEVTLRTEAGLAAISAIKKAVPEAIVGAGTVCTADDFQKAIDAGAQFIVSPGLTPELIEKAKQVKLDGQWQGVFLPGVATASEVMIAAQAGITQLKCFPASAIGGAKLLKAWSGPFPDIQFCPTGGISKDNYKEYLGLPNVICAGGSWLTESKLLIEGDWNEVTRRASEIVKLSDI; this is encoded by the coding sequence ATGACACAGCTTGATACATGGTTAGCCAATACCAAACCCTTAATACCCGTCATCGTAATTGATGATTTAGTACATGCTATTCCAATGGCGAAAGCCTTGGTCGCAGGGGGGGTCCATTTATTAGAAGTTACGCTTAGAACCGAAGCCGGGCTCGCCGCGATTAGCGCGATTAAAAAAGCTGTTCCAGAAGCTATTGTTGGTGCAGGAACCGTTTGCACTGCCGACGATTTTCAAAAAGCGATAGATGCCGGTGCACAATTTATAGTCAGCCCAGGCCTTACCCCTGAATTAATTGAAAAAGCCAAACAGGTAAAGCTCGACGGACAATGGCAGGGCGTTTTCTTGCCAGGCGTAGCAACCGCCAGTGAAGTAATGATCGCAGCACAAGCAGGAATCACCCAGCTAAAGTGCTTCCCCGCCAGCGCAATTGGCGGCGCTAAATTATTAAAAGCATGGTCTGGACCGTTTCCTGATATTCAGTTCTGCCCGACGGGTGGTATTAGCAAAGATAACTATAAAGAGTACCTTGGGTTGCCCAATGTTATCTGCGCAGGTGGTAGTTGGTTAACTGAATCGAAATTGCTAATTGAAGGAGATTGGAATGAAGTGACAAGGCGAGCCAGTGAGATTGTTAAACTGTCTGATATTTAA
- the edd gene encoding Phosphogluconate dehydratase produces MHSIVEAVTEKIINRSRDSRKKYLDLIAAEAERLQQQPARHGISCTNLAHAIAAEDHDEKMILKQSHRAANIGIINAYNDILSAHQPYKDYPQQIKSHLAELGHVAQMAAGVPAMCDGITQGQSGMELSLFSRDTIALSTAIGLSHDVFDGVVLLGICDKIVPGLLMAALRFGHLPAVFLPSGPMASGITNSAKAKTRQKFAAGEVGKDELLESELKSYHSAGTCTFYGTANSNQMLLEIMGLQLPGSSFIHPEDPLRPLLNQYALEQLTQHTAIEQDYIPLGQMLNEKSFVNAIVGLLATGGSTNHSIHLVAIAKMAGIILDWQDISELSDVVPLLTRIYPNGEGDVNHFQQAGGMGFLIRELLDEGLLHKDVQTLLGKDLSAYCQEPYLVIKTLENGDQEAQLAWQDVNKESLNLDVLAPAHAPFMREGGLKLLSGNIGRGLIKISAVPESRWYTKAPAKVFTDQASVQQAYQRGELNCDCVIVVKFQGPKANGMPELHKLMPVMANLQDAGFNVALLTDGRLSGASGKVPAVLHLCPEALLGGAIDRIREGDIIEIDAHKAKVINHSDDPAASLTSASIAEGLGNGMGLGRELFSLFRKNTTPADQGALSLGWTDIE; encoded by the coding sequence ATGCACTCCATTGTAGAAGCGGTTACTGAAAAAATTATTAATCGCAGTCGTGACAGTCGAAAAAAATACCTAGATTTAATTGCCGCAGAAGCTGAGCGTTTACAACAGCAGCCTGCGCGTCACGGTATTAGTTGTACTAATTTAGCGCATGCCATCGCGGCTGAAGATCATGATGAAAAAATGATCTTAAAACAAAGTCATCGAGCCGCTAATATTGGCATTATTAACGCCTATAACGACATTCTTTCAGCGCATCAGCCATATAAAGATTATCCACAGCAAATAAAATCTCATTTGGCTGAGCTTGGTCACGTTGCTCAAATGGCGGCGGGTGTGCCTGCAATGTGTGACGGTATTACTCAAGGCCAGTCGGGCATGGAGCTGTCATTATTCAGTCGTGATACCATAGCTTTAAGCACCGCGATTGGCTTGTCTCACGATGTGTTTGATGGTGTCGTACTATTAGGTATTTGCGATAAAATTGTACCGGGTTTACTGATGGCTGCGTTACGCTTTGGTCATTTACCTGCTGTGTTTTTGCCGTCTGGGCCGATGGCGTCCGGTATTACTAACTCAGCGAAAGCAAAAACGCGGCAGAAATTTGCAGCGGGTGAGGTAGGCAAGGATGAACTACTGGAATCAGAATTAAAATCTTACCACAGTGCAGGTACGTGTACCTTTTATGGCACGGCAAACTCAAACCAAATGTTATTAGAAATAATGGGGCTGCAATTACCCGGCAGTTCTTTTATTCATCCAGAAGATCCTTTACGTCCCTTATTAAATCAATACGCCTTAGAGCAACTAACTCAGCACACAGCCATTGAACAAGATTATATTCCACTGGGTCAGATGTTGAATGAAAAAAGTTTTGTGAATGCCATCGTTGGATTATTAGCCACAGGCGGCTCAACCAACCACAGCATTCACTTGGTTGCGATTGCTAAAATGGCTGGCATTATTTTGGACTGGCAAGACATTTCAGAGTTATCGGATGTTGTGCCGTTATTAACCCGTATTTATCCAAATGGTGAAGGAGACGTTAATCACTTTCAGCAAGCGGGTGGCATGGGATTTTTAATTCGTGAACTATTAGACGAAGGTTTATTGCATAAAGACGTGCAAACTTTATTAGGCAAAGATTTATCGGCTTATTGCCAAGAGCCTTATTTAGTGATTAAAACCCTTGAAAATGGCGATCAAGAAGCACAACTTGCATGGCAAGACGTTAATAAAGAAAGTTTAAATCTAGATGTGCTAGCCCCAGCCCATGCGCCGTTTATGCGCGAAGGCGGTCTTAAATTATTGAGTGGGAATATTGGCCGCGGCTTAATTAAAATATCCGCTGTGCCTGAGTCACGCTGGTATACCAAAGCGCCGGCAAAAGTATTTACCGATCAAGCATCCGTTCAGCAAGCTTATCAAAGAGGCGAGTTAAATTGTGATTGTGTGATCGTGGTTAAATTCCAGGGGCCTAAAGCGAATGGCATGCCAGAGCTGCATAAGCTCATGCCAGTTATGGCGAACTTGCAAGATGCAGGGTTTAACGTCGCTTTATTAACCGACGGTCGATTGTCGGGTGCGTCGGGTAAAGTTCCTGCTGTGTTGCATCTTTGCCCTGAAGCTTTATTAGGTGGAGCGATCGATCGTATTCGCGAAGGTGACATCATTGAAATAGACGCGCATAAAGCAAAAGTGATTAATCATAGTGACGACCCTGCTGCATCGTTAACAAGTGCTTCAATAGCTGAAGGTTTAGGCAATGGTATGGGATTAGGCAGAGAACTGTTTAGCTTGTTTAGAAAAAACACTACCCCTGCAGATCAAGGGGCGCTTTCGTTAGGCTGGACAGACATTGAATAG
- the pgl gene encoding 6-phosphogluconolactonase: protein MWTETISDNADVLAKKLAVSVSKQLKECLTEKNKACLAVSGGTTPVEFFEQLSQQELDWAKVTVILVDERWLATDHKDSNEKLVRDHLIKNDAKQAYFLGLKNDSALPSEGIMDCETQLRTQIDHIDVVVLGMGTDGHTASWFTDSTQLAALLDSETSAWCLPVEDSFLPQPRMSLTWRFMKRAEKIYLHFTGEEKNKVFAQACKETSEQLPVSHILHQDGININVYRTQ from the coding sequence ATGTGGACAGAAACGATCAGTGATAATGCAGATGTATTAGCGAAAAAGTTAGCCGTATCTGTAAGTAAGCAACTTAAAGAATGTTTAACCGAAAAAAATAAAGCTTGCCTAGCCGTGAGTGGTGGAACAACCCCCGTTGAGTTTTTTGAACAACTCAGTCAGCAAGAACTCGATTGGGCGAAAGTGACCGTTATCTTAGTTGATGAACGCTGGCTGGCAACAGACCATAAAGACAGTAATGAAAAGTTGGTGCGAGATCATTTGATTAAGAATGATGCAAAGCAAGCGTATTTCTTAGGTTTAAAAAACGATTCAGCGTTGCCGAGTGAAGGTATTATGGATTGTGAAACTCAGCTACGAACTCAGATTGATCATATTGATGTCGTTGTTTTAGGAATGGGCACCGATGGCCATACAGCATCTTGGTTCACCGATTCAACTCAGCTGGCTGCATTGCTAGATAGTGAAACTTCTGCTTGGTGTTTGCCTGTTGAAGATAGTTTCTTGCCTCAGCCACGAATGAGTTTAACTTGGCGTTTTATGAAACGTGCCGAAAAAATCTATTTGCATTTTACGGGCGAAGAAAAAAATAAAGTTTTTGCACAAGCATGCAAAGAAACAAGTGAACAATTACCTGTTTCGCATATATTGCACCAAGATGGCATCAACATTAATGTTTATCGCACTCAATAG
- the zwf gene encoding Glucose-6-phosphate 1-dehydrogenase yields MQIEQPYELVLFGGLGDLALRKLFPALYLLELDKRLPEGRIIAIGRKALKLEAVIATVKKAVFSHVQSTYQEDDCWQRFADRLSYVCLDAQQPKAYQALAKNLEESCPNRLFYLATASSLYADIVSNLHINQLIQASSKVILEKPIGHDLASAKDINKSVAEYFDETQIYRIDHYLGKETVQNLMVLRFANFIFESQWNQKYIDHIQISISESLGVEKRAGFYEQVGAFRDMMQNHLLQLLCIVAMEPPAKMEPDAVRDEKVKVIKALRPIVGQDILDKVIRGQYNKGVSEGKPVPKYRDEDGVDEHSQTETFVAMKVEIENWRWAGVPFYLRTGKRLAERACEIVVQFKEIPHSIFSMQDKKTMANKLIFRLQPDEGIRLQLCEKKVGSGMKIRPMTLSLNPDDQSSDIMKSQVGSESKNKTVRVPEAYERLLFDALASNPTLFLRDDELMEAWDWVDPILAAWQESESAPESYTAGTWGPAAATLLLAKDGRLWNENN; encoded by the coding sequence ATGCAGATTGAACAGCCCTATGAGTTGGTGCTATTTGGTGGTCTTGGAGACCTTGCCTTACGCAAGTTATTTCCTGCGTTATATCTGCTTGAGCTGGATAAGCGTTTACCCGAAGGCCGCATTATTGCCATTGGTCGCAAAGCACTTAAGCTAGAGGCGGTTATTGCAACCGTAAAAAAAGCAGTATTCAGTCATGTACAGAGCACTTATCAAGAAGATGACTGCTGGCAGCGCTTTGCCGACCGTTTGAGTTATGTTTGTTTAGATGCACAGCAGCCAAAAGCGTATCAAGCTTTGGCAAAAAATCTTGAAGAATCTTGTCCTAATCGATTATTCTATCTGGCGACGGCATCTTCTTTATACGCAGATATTGTTTCTAACTTACACATCAATCAGCTGATTCAAGCATCTTCTAAAGTCATATTAGAAAAACCGATTGGCCATGACTTAGCATCGGCGAAAGACATTAATAAATCAGTTGCGGAATATTTTGATGAAACACAAATTTATCGTATTGACCATTATTTAGGCAAAGAGACCGTGCAAAACCTAATGGTATTGCGCTTTGCCAATTTCATTTTTGAAAGTCAATGGAATCAGAAATACATTGATCATATTCAAATCTCCATCTCTGAATCATTAGGTGTTGAAAAACGTGCTGGGTTTTATGAACAGGTCGGTGCGTTTAGAGACATGATGCAAAATCATTTACTGCAACTTTTATGTATTGTCGCGATGGAACCGCCTGCGAAAATGGAGCCCGATGCAGTGCGTGACGAAAAAGTAAAAGTAATAAAAGCGCTGCGTCCGATAGTGGGGCAAGATATTCTTGATAAAGTTATTCGTGGGCAATATAACAAAGGGGTTTCTGAAGGAAAGCCTGTGCCTAAATATCGTGATGAAGACGGTGTTGATGAGCATAGCCAAACAGAAACCTTTGTCGCAATGAAAGTCGAAATTGAAAACTGGCGTTGGGCAGGCGTTCCATTTTATTTACGTACAGGAAAGCGATTAGCTGAGCGTGCTTGTGAGATTGTGGTGCAATTTAAAGAAATTCCGCATTCCATTTTTTCTATGCAAGATAAAAAAACAATGGCCAATAAATTGATTTTTCGCCTACAGCCTGATGAAGGCATTCGCTTGCAACTGTGTGAAAAGAAAGTAGGGAGCGGAATGAAAATAAGGCCTATGACCTTAAGTTTAAATCCCGATGACCAAAGTTCTGACATCATGAAATCTCAGGTAGGGAGTGAGTCAAAAAACAAGACCGTGCGAGTACCCGAAGCGTATGAGCGTTTATTATTCGATGCGTTAGCTAGCAATCCTACGTTATTTTTACGGGATGACGAATTAATGGAAGCGTGGGACTGGGTTGACCCCATTTTAGCCGCTTGGCAAGAATCAGAAAGTGCCCCTGAATCTTATACAGCAGGAACATGGGGGCCAGCAGCTGCCACGTTGTTATTGGCAAAAGATGGTCGCCTCTGGAATGAAAACAACTAG
- the galU gene encoding UTP-glucose-1-phosphate uridylyltransferase: protein MIKKCLFPVAGYGTRFLPATKSMPKEMLPIVNKPLVQYGVEEADQAGLSTIGFVTGRGKRAIADHFDISYELEAEIKGSGKESLLTSIRDLIENNDFSFTRQNHMKGLGHAILSGRNLMGDDPFAVVLADDLCVAAEDGEGVLAQMVKIYEQFRCSVVAIQEVPADQVHKYGVIAGEDMGNGLYRVTDMVEKPSQEDAPSNLAIIGRYILTPDIFDKIEKTEPGKNGEVQITDALMKQAQEGCVMAYKFRGKRFDCGSIEGFVEATNYVFENVYLKDQAEQAEQDQKKGSK, encoded by the coding sequence ATGATTAAAAAATGTCTTTTCCCTGTTGCAGGTTACGGAACTCGCTTCCTACCCGCAACCAAGTCTATGCCTAAAGAGATGCTTCCTATTGTTAACAAGCCTTTAGTACAATACGGTGTCGAAGAAGCAGATCAAGCCGGCCTGTCGACCATTGGATTCGTTACAGGCCGCGGTAAGCGTGCTATCGCCGACCACTTCGATATCAGCTATGAACTGGAAGCCGAAATTAAAGGGTCAGGAAAAGAATCTTTATTAACCTCTATTCGTGACTTGATTGAGAATAACGATTTCTCTTTTACCCGTCAAAATCACATGAAAGGCTTAGGTCACGCGATTCTTTCCGGTCGCAATTTGATGGGCGATGATCCTTTTGCCGTTGTACTCGCCGATGACCTTTGTGTCGCTGCAGAAGATGGTGAAGGCGTACTTGCACAGATGGTTAAAATTTATGAGCAATTCCGTTGCTCAGTCGTCGCCATTCAAGAAGTACCTGCCGATCAGGTACACAAATATGGTGTAATTGCAGGCGAAGACATGGGTAATGGCTTGTACCGCGTTACTGATATGGTTGAGAAACCGTCTCAAGAAGATGCGCCTTCTAACCTTGCCATTATCGGTCGCTATATTCTAACGCCTGATATTTTCGACAAGATTGAAAAAACTGAGCCGGGTAAAAATGGCGAAGTACAAATTACTGATGCCCTTATGAAGCAAGCTCAAGAAGGTTGTGTAATGGCGTACAAATTCCGCGGCAAGCGTTTTGACTGCGGTAGTATTGAAGGCTTCGTAGAAGCAACCAACTACGTTTTCGAAAATGTTTATCTTAAAGACCAGGCCGAACAGGCAGAACAAGACCAAAAGAAAGGAAGCAAGTAA